CGCTTGTTCGCTGAAAGAAAGCAAAAATCTGATGCGAGCACGAAGGTTATATGACAATCCGGCGTTCTGGAAGCGCGACAAATAAGCTTCTGTCGGCGTCACATTCTCATGGCATAGAAGCCTGTCTCCAGATCGAATGGCGATAGACCCGACATGAACGACGCTTCGCGCCAGGCAGTACAAACCTCGCAGACCGTCTTAAATTATCTCGTATCGCCGGTTCCGGTCGCCGCGGATTGGGAGACCGTCGGACAAGCGCGCGCGCGCTTCGTCGGCCAGCAATTCGCAGACGCGTCGCATGTCTGTCTTCTCGCGCCGGATGGCCGGCTTGTCGGCATCATCGCGATCCGCGACCTCTTCGCCGCGAGCGGAGAGACGCCGATCATGGCGATCGCCCGGGACGCCGCCCCCTATTGCGTGGCGCTCGACGCCGACCGAGAGGCGGCGGCCAGCCAGGCGATCCACGCCGGCCTTTCCGTTCTTGCAGTCCGCGACGACGACGGCCGTCTCTTCGGGGTCGTGCCCGCAAGGGCCCTGATGACGATCCTGCGGGACGAACATGTCGAGGATCTCCACCACATGGCCGGCATTCTGAACAAATCCGAGGCGGCGAAAGACGCGCTGACCGCGCCGCCGCATCGGCGCGCAATGTATCGCCTTCCATGGCTTCTCGTGGGGATGACGGGAATGGCGATGTCGACCGCGATGATTTCACGCTTCGAGACCTCGCTCAGCGCCCATGTCGCCGTGGCGTTCTTCATTCCGGCGATCGTCTATCTCGCCGACTCGGTCGGCACGCAGTCGGAAGTCGTCGTCGTGCGCGGCCTTTCGCTCACGGACTCCGCGCTGCTGCCGCTGTTCTTCGGCGAGCTCGGAACGGGCGCGCTGCTCGGCTGCACCCTTGGCTGCCTCGCATTTCCCTTCATTTGGCTCGCTTTCTCCAACGTCGGCCTCGCCGCCACCGTGGCGATCGCGCTCGCCGTCGCCAGCACCATCTCGACGGCCTTCGGATTTATGATGCCCTGGCTCTTCGCCCGCCTGGGTTACGACGCGGCGCTCGGCTCCGGCCCTGTCGCGACGGTCGTGCAGGACTCTTTCTCGCTGCTGACTTATTTCGTCGTCGCTTCGGTTCTCGTTTTTTGACCGCCGCCAATTTCCCGGGCGGAACGACGCCATTGCGCCCTCGCGCCCGCTCTTGTCATGATTGCGTCATCAAAGCGGGTGACTGCACAGCCGCTTCCAGCCTCGCCATTGAGGCGCCCGCAGACAGAAAGCGGCATCGATGGACTTCTTCCAGCGTTTTACTTTCCTTTTCTCGTCGCCCAATTTCGAGGCTGACGACCTCGAAGGGCTGCGAGTCGGGCAGATCATCGCGGCGATCGAACGTATGGGCTTCCAGGTCGTTCGCGCGCGCCGGCTGGAAGACGCTGAAATCGTCGTTCAGACGGACGCCGCCATCGGTTGCCTGGTCGTCGATTGGGGCAAGAAGGGCATCGAAGGAAAGACCGCGTCGCTCATCGACCTGATGCGCAAGCGCGGCCTCGAGATGCCGATCGTGCTGCTCATCCGCCGCAAGCGTTTCGAGGACATTCCGGTCGAGGTGCTGGATTTCATCGACGGCTACGTCTTCCTTGCCGAGGAAACGCCGGAATTCATCGCCAAGAATCTGGTCTCCCGCCTCAAGCAATATGCCGACACACTGAAGACGCCCTTCTTCGGCGCGCTTGTGGATTACGCCGAGGAAGGCAATCAGCTTTGGACCTGCCCCGGCCATAATGGCGGCATCTTCTACAGCCGCAGCCCTATCGGCCGCATCTTCATGGAGCATCTCGGCGAGGCCGTCTTCCGCGA
The nucleotide sequence above comes from Methylocystis parvus OBBP. Encoded proteins:
- a CDS encoding magnesium transporter codes for the protein MNDASRQAVQTSQTVLNYLVSPVPVAADWETVGQARARFVGQQFADASHVCLLAPDGRLVGIIAIRDLFAASGETPIMAIARDAAPYCVALDADREAAASQAIHAGLSVLAVRDDDGRLFGVVPARALMTILRDEHVEDLHHMAGILNKSEAAKDALTAPPHRRAMYRLPWLLVGMTGMAMSTAMISRFETSLSAHVAVAFFIPAIVYLADSVGTQSEVVVVRGLSLTDSALLPLFFGELGTGALLGCTLGCLAFPFIWLAFSNVGLAATVAIALAVASTISTAFGFMMPWLFARLGYDAALGSGPVATVVQDSFSLLTYFVVASVLVF